A genomic stretch from Actinomadura rubteroloni includes:
- a CDS encoding flavin-containing monooxygenase yields the protein MIEETDVIVVGAGFAGLYAIHRLRRSGWRVRCFEAGSGVGGTWYWNRYPGARCDVESIEYSYSFDESLEQDWTWSELYAGQPEILRYLEHVADRFDLRRDIRFDSRVESATYDDGTNLWTVRTRDGVTARGRFLVMATGALSSANVPDLPGLGDFTGRVLHTGRWPHEPVDFRGARVGVVGTGSSGIQAIPRIAEHAEQVVVFQRTPGYSVPARNRPLPREELDEVKANYARLRAEGRSRATAFGARTPLGTAESLSTPAAAREREFEERWRTGGFGFISAFTDLVVERAANDLAADFVRRKIRNVVRDPAVADALMPTAAIGCKRLCLDSGYFETYNRANVRLVDLNRSPIQRITPTGIRTATESLPLDHLVFATGFDAMTGALLAMDVRGQDGLPLREAWRDGPRTYLGLGVPRFPNMFIVAGPGSPSVLTNMVMAIEHHVEWIGDCLDHARRSGIVRIEATTSAAAGWVRHVNNVAASTLLPTCNSWYLGANIPGKPRVFMPLPGFPQYVERCATVAANGYFGFNLTHRRIRSHVPSPTAFTAQASRPLAGLRR from the coding sequence ATGATCGAAGAAACTGATGTCATCGTGGTCGGTGCCGGATTCGCCGGTCTCTACGCGATTCACCGGCTCCGCCGGTCGGGCTGGCGGGTCCGGTGCTTCGAAGCCGGCAGTGGGGTGGGCGGGACGTGGTACTGGAATCGGTATCCGGGCGCGCGGTGCGATGTCGAAAGCATCGAGTACTCCTATTCCTTTGACGAGTCGCTGGAACAGGACTGGACGTGGTCCGAACTCTACGCGGGCCAGCCGGAGATCCTTCGTTACCTCGAACACGTCGCCGACAGGTTCGACCTGCGGCGCGATATCCGTTTCGACTCCCGTGTCGAATCCGCCACCTATGACGACGGCACGAATCTTTGGACCGTTCGCACCCGAGACGGTGTGACGGCCAGGGGCCGCTTCCTGGTGATGGCCACCGGGGCGCTGTCCTCGGCCAACGTTCCGGACCTGCCCGGACTCGGCGACTTCACCGGCCGTGTCCTGCACACCGGCCGCTGGCCCCATGAACCCGTCGATTTTCGTGGTGCGCGTGTCGGCGTCGTCGGTACCGGATCGTCCGGAATCCAGGCCATACCGCGGATCGCCGAGCACGCCGAGCAAGTGGTCGTCTTTCAGCGAACCCCCGGCTATTCCGTTCCGGCGCGCAACCGGCCGCTTCCGCGCGAGGAACTGGACGAGGTCAAAGCGAACTACGCGCGACTGCGCGCGGAAGGCCGGAGCCGGGCCACCGCCTTCGGTGCCCGCACGCCGCTGGGAACGGCCGAAAGCCTCAGCACGCCCGCCGCCGCGCGCGAGCGAGAATTCGAGGAGCGGTGGCGGACCGGTGGCTTCGGGTTCATCTCCGCGTTCACCGATCTCGTCGTCGAACGCGCGGCCAATGATCTCGCGGCGGACTTCGTGCGCCGCAAAATCCGGAACGTCGTCCGTGATCCCGCGGTGGCCGACGCGCTCATGCCGACGGCCGCGATCGGCTGCAAACGGCTCTGCCTCGACTCCGGGTACTTCGAGACCTACAACCGTGCGAACGTCCGGCTCGTCGATCTCAACCGCTCGCCGATCCAGCGGATCACCCCGACCGGGATCCGGACGGCGACTGAAAGCCTCCCGCTCGACCATCTCGTCTTCGCGACCGGGTTCGACGCCATGACCGGGGCGCTTCTCGCGATGGACGTCCGAGGACAGGACGGGCTGCCGCTGCGCGAGGCGTGGCGGGATGGGCCGCGCACCTATCTGGGGCTCGGCGTTCCCCGCTTCCCCAACATGTTTATCGTCGCCGGGCCCGGCAGCCCTTCCGTCCTCACGAACATGGTGATGGCCATCGAGCACCACGTCGAATGGATCGGCGACTGCCTCGACCATGCGCGGCGCTCCGGGATCGTCCGCATCGAAGCCACGACGTCCGCTGCCGCGGGGTGGGTCCGGCACGTGAACAACGTCGCGGCGTCCACATTGTTGCCCACCTGCAATTCGTGGTACCTCGGCGCCAACATTCCGGGCAAGCCCAGGGTCTTCATGCCACTGCCCGGATTCCCGCAGTACGTCGAGCGCTGCGCCACGGTGGCCGCCAACGGCTACTTCGGATTCAACCTCACCCATCGGCGGATCCGCTCGCACGTCCCGTCGCCGACCGCGTTCACGGCCCAGGCGTCGCGGCCGCTCGCGGGGCTGCGCCGCTGA